In Helianthus annuus cultivar XRQ/B chromosome 3, HanXRQr2.0-SUNRISE, whole genome shotgun sequence, a single window of DNA contains:
- the LOC110898433 gene encoding serine/threonine protein phosphatase 2A 57 kDa regulatory subunit B' kappa isoform, whose product MLKQLLNKLPKRSIKSESLEDPLSDPNNNGGIQRSTSLNSASSSPKVVPNAPKRTSSAVFPSSVIAGIEPLLPFKDAPASEKMSLFISKLSLCCMVFDFTDPSKNTAEKDLKRLTLIELLDFVASGPPRFSEPAILSLCKMCSVNLFRVFPPNYRSARGGENEDDEPSFDPAWPHLQIVYDILLKFVTSASVEAKVAKKYINHSFILRMLDLFESEDPRERESLKAIMHRIYGKFMVHRPFIRKSISNIFYRFVFETERHNGIAELLEIFGSVITGFALPLKEEHKIFLWRALIPLHKPKSLGVYFQQLSYCVTQFIEKDPKLASTVIRGLLKYWPITNSQKEVMFLGEVEEVLETISMGEFQRVMVPLFWRIGCCINSSHFQVAERALLLWNNDQIFNLIGHNRQVILPIIFPALETNVQNHWNQSVLNLTLNVRNVFTEMDNMLFLACHAHFVEEQEKQSSATEKRKEAWARLENAASLRPITMNTTAVLVMMPQQS is encoded by the exons ATGTTGAAGCAGTTGCTCAACAAGCTTCCCAAAAGATCAATCAAGTCTGAATCTTTAGAAGACCCTTTAAGTGATCCCAACAACAATGGTGGAATTCAAAGAAGCACAAGCTTAAACAGTGCATCATCATCACCAAAAGTAGTACCAAATGCACCCAAAAGAACATCATCAGCAGTGTTCCCATCAAGTGTTATAGCTGGAATTGAACCCTTGTTACCCTTCAAAGATGCCCCAGCTTCAGAAAAGATGTCACTTTTCATCAGTAAGTTAAGTCTTTGCTGTATGGTTTTCGATTTCACTGATCCTAGCAAGAACACAGCCGAAAAAGATCTTAAACGGTTAACATTGATTGAGCTTCTTGATTTTGTTGCATCTGGGCCTCCTAGATTCTCTGAGCCTGCAATATTATCTTTATGTAAAATGTGTTCTGTTAATCTGTTTAGAGTGTTCCCCCCGAATTATCGATCTGCACGCGGGGGAGAGAACGAAGACGACGAGCCCTCGTTCGATCCAGCATGGCCTCATTTACAAATTGTGTATGATATATTGCTCAAGTTCGTGACATCGGCTTCTGTCGAAGCGAAAGTTGCGAAAAAGTATATAAATCATTCGTTTATATTACGAATGCTTGATCTTTTCGAATCCGAAGATCCTCGCGAACGCGAGAGTTTAAAGGCGATAATGCATAGGATTTACGGGAAGTTTATGGTGCATAGACCGTTTATTCGAAAGAGCATAAGTAACATATTTTACAGGTTTGTGTTTGAAACCGAACGGCACAATGGGATAGCGGAGTTGTTAGAGATATTCGGGAGTGTGATTACTGGATTTGCGTTACCTTTGAAAGAAGAACACAAGATCTTTCTTTGGAGGGCTTTGATTCCGCTTCATAAACCGAAGTCTTTAGGGGTTTATTTTCAGCAGTTGTCGTATTGTGTTACGCAGTTTattgaaaaggatccgaagctaGCTAGTACGGTGATTAGGGGGTTGTTGAAGTACTGGCCGATTACTAATAGTCAGAAGGAAGTGATGTTTTTGGGAGAAGTCGAAGAGGTTCTCGAAACGATTAGTATGGGGGAGTTTCAAAGAGTGATGGTTCCTTTGTTTTGGCGGATCGGATGCTGCATCAACAGTTCACATTTTCAG GTGGCAGAAAGGGCACTGCTTTTATGGAACAACGACCAGATCTTCAATCTAATCGGTCACAACCGACAAGTGATCTTACCCATCATCTTTCCAGCACTCGAAACCAATGTGCAGAATCACTGGAACCAATCGGTTCTTAACCTAACACTCAACGTCAGAAACGTGTTCACAGAGATGGATAACATGTTGTTTCTGGCCTGTCATGCGCATTTCGTGGAAGAACAAGAGAAACAGAGTTCTGCAACAGAGAAGAGGAAGGAGGCGTGGGCCCGCCTAGAGAACGCTGCAAGTCTTCGACCGATAACGATGAATACTACAGCAGTTCTGGTAATGATGCCACAACAAAGTTAA